In Equus przewalskii isolate Varuska chromosome 6, EquPr2, whole genome shotgun sequence, one DNA window encodes the following:
- the LOC103540378 gene encoding complement C3, producing the protein MGPASGPSLLLLLLSSLPLALGDPLFSMITPNILRLENQEMVVLEAHEVQGDVSVTVTVQDFPAKKQVLSSEKTILTKANGYLGTVTIKIPASKELRSAKGQSFVTVHASFGGTTVEKVVLVGAQSGYLFIQTDKTIYTPGSTVLYRIFTLDSKLLPVGRTVIVSIETPDGIQIKQDSLSSHNQFGILPLSWNIPELVNMGQWKIRVHYEDSPQQVFSTEFEVKEYVLPSFEVQVEPTEKFYYIDDPNGLEVTITARFLYGKNVDGTAFVIFGVQDGDRRISLAQSLTRVVIEDGTGEAVLKRDVLLNGVQPSRADALVGKSLYVSVTVILHSGSDMVEAERSGIPIVTSPYQIHFTKTPKFFKPAMPFDLMVFVTNPDGSPARRIPVVTQGSNVQSLTQDDGVAKLSINTPNSQQPLTITVKTRKEGIPDARQATKTMQAHPYNTLGGSGNYLHLSVPRMELKPGETLNVNFHLRTDPGQEAKIRYYTYLIMNKGKLLKAGRQVREPGQALVVLPLTITTDFIPSFRLVAYYTLINAKGQREVVADSVWVDVKDSCVGTLVVKGGGKEEKQHLPGQQMTLKIEGDRGARVGLVAVDKGVFVLNKKNKLTQRKIWDTVEKADIGCTPGSGRDYAGVFMDAGLALKTNKDLQTAQRTDPQCPKPAARRRRSVQLMEKRMDKAGQYKEKDLRKCCEDGMRENPMGFSCQRRAQFILHDQACVKAFLDCCTHITQLRLEHSRDTSLGLARSDLDEDIIPEEDIISRSQFPESWLWGIEELKEPEKNGVSTKIMNVFLKDSITTWEILAVSLSDKKGICVADPYEVTVMLDFFIDLRLPYSVVRNEQVEIRAVLYNYREAEELKVRVELLYNPAFCSLATSKRRYQQTVTIPPKSSLAVPYVIVPLKTGLQEVEVKAAVYHHFISDGVKKTLRVVPEGIRVNKTVAIRTLDPAHLGQNGVQREEVPAADLSDQVPDTESETKILLQGTPVAQMAEDAIDGERLKHLIVTPSGCGEQNMIGMTPTVIAVHYLDHTKQWEKLGVEKRQESLELIKKGYTQQLAYRQPSSAYAAFLSRPPSTWLTAYVVKVFALASNLIAIDSQVLCGAVKWLILQKQKPDGVFQEDAPVITQQMTGGFQSAEEKDVALTAFVLIALQEAKDICEGQVNSLAGSITKAGDFLEAHYQNLRRPYTVAIAGYALAQMGKLEEPLLNKFLSAATDGNRWEEPGQKLYNVEATSYALLALLLLRDFDSVPPVVRWLNEQRYYGGGYGSTQATFMVFQALAQYQRDVPDHKDLNLDVSINLPSRSSAVTHRIYWESASLLRSEETKQNEKFTLTAKGKGQGTLSVVTVYQAKVKGKVTCKKFDLKVSIRPAPKTVKRPQDAKSTMILNLCTRYLGNVDATMSILDISMMTGFAPDTGDLDLLSRGVDRYISKYELNKAFSNKNTLIIYLDKISHTQEDCLSFKVHQYFNVGLIQPGMVKVYSYYNLDETCTRFYHPEKEDGMLSKLCQKDMCRCAEESCFMHQADDEVTLDDRLDKACEPGVDYVYKTRLLRKELSDDFDDYIMVIEQIIKSGSDEVQVGQERRFISHIKCREALKLEKDKKYLIWGVSSDLWGEKPNISYIIGKDTWVELWPEADECQDEQYEKQCQDLGSFSENMVVFGCPN; encoded by the exons ATGGGGCCTGCCTCGGGTCCcagcctgctgctgcttctgctgagCAGCCTCCCCCTGGCCCTGGGGGACCCCCT GTTCTCCATGATCACCCCCAACATCCTGCGGCTGGAGAACCAGGAGATGGTGGTGCTGGAGGCCCACGAAGTACAAGGGGACGTGTCTGTCACTGTCACCGTCCAAGACTTCCCGGCCAAGAAGCAAGTGCTGTCCAGCGAGAAAACCATACTGACCAAAGCCAATGGCTACCTGGGGACGGTCACCATCAAG ATCCCGGCCAGCAAGGAGTTGAGATCAGCAAAGGGGCAGAGTTTCGTGACTGTCCATGCGTCCTTCGGGGGCACCACGGTGGAGAAGGTGGTGCTGGTCGGTGCTCAGAGCGGGTACCTCTTCATCCAGACCGACAAGACCATCTACACCCCGGGCTCCACGG TCCTGTATCGGATCTTCACCCTTGACAGCAAGCTGCTGCCCGTGGGCAGGACCGTTATCGTCAGCATCGAG ACCCCCGATGGCATTCAAATCAAGCAAGACTCCCTGTCTTCTCACAACCAGTTTGGCATCTTGCCCTTGTCTTGGAACATCCCGGAGCTGGTCAA CATGGGGCAGTGGAAGATCCGAGTCCATTATGAAGACTCTCCACAGCAGGTCTTCTCCACCGAGTTCGAGGTGAAGGAATATG TGCTCCCCAGTTTCGAGGTCCAAGTGGAGCCCACAGAGAAATTCTACTACATTGATGATCCGAATGGCCTGGAGGTCACCATCACGGCCAG GTTCCTATACGGGAAGAACGTGGATGGAACAGCCTTTGTCATCTTTGGGGTCCAGGATGGTGACCGGAGGATTTCGCTGGCCCAGTCCCTCACCCGCGTTGTG ATCGAGGACGGCACTGGGGAGGCCGTGCTGAAAAGAGACGTTCTGCTGAATGGGGTACAGCCCTCACGAGCGGATGCGCTGGTGGGGAAGTCATTGTACGTGTCCGTGACCGTCATCCTGCACTCAG GCAGCGACATGGTGGAGGCGGAGCGCAGCGGGATCCCCATCGTGACCTCCCCCTACCAGATCCACTTCACCAAGACGCCCAAGTTCTTCAAACCAGCCATGCCCTTCGACCTCATG GTGTTCGTGACGAACCCCGACGGCTCCCCAGCCCGCCGCATCCCCGTGGTCACCCAGGGCAGCAATGTGCAGTCGTTAACCCAGGATGATGGCGTGGCCAAGCTGAGCATCAACACCCCCAATAGCCAGCAGCCCCTGACCATCACT GTAAAAACAAGGAAGGAGGGTATCCCGGATGCCCGACAGGCCACCAAGACCATGCAGGCCCACCCCTACAACACCCTGGGTGGCTCCGGAAACTACCTGCACCTTTCCGTGCCTCGCATGGAGCTCAAGCCTGGGGAGACCCTCAATGTCAACTTCCACCTGCGCACGGACCCGGGCCAGGAGGCCAAGATTCGCTACTACACCTACCTG ATCATGAACAAGGGGAAGTTGTTGAAAGCAGGACGCCAGGTGCGAGAGCCCGGCCAGGCCCTGGTCGTGCTGCCCCTGACCATCACTACGgacttcattccttccttccgcCTGGTGGCTTACTACACGCTCATCAACGCCAAAGGCCAGAGGGAGGTGGTGGCCGATTCCGTGTGGGTGGACGTCAAGGACTCGTGCGTGGGCACG cTGGTGGTGAAAGGTGGTGgcaaggaggagaagcagcatcTGCCTGGGCAACAGATGACCCTCAAGATAGAGGGTGACCGGGGGGCCCGAGTGGGGCTGGTGGCTGTGGACAAGGGCGTGTTTGTGCTGAATAAGAAGAACAAGTTGACCCAGAGGAAG aTCTGGGACACAGTGGAGAAGGCAGACATTGGCTGCACGCCCGGCAGTGGGAGGGACTATGCTGGCGTCTTCATGGATGCTGGGCTGGCTCTCAAGACCAACAAAGACCTGCAGACCGCCCAGAGGACAG atCCTCAGTGCCCAAAACCAGCTGCCCGGCGACGCCGCTCCGTGCAGCTCATGGAGAAGAGGATGGACAAAG CGGGCCAGTACAAGGAGAAGGATCTGCGCAAGTGCTGCGAGGACGGCATGCGGGAGAACCCCATGGGCTTCTCGTGCCAGCGCAGGGCCCAGTTCATCCTCCACGACCAGGCGTGCGTGAAGGCCTTCCTGGACTGCTGCACCCACATCACCCAGCTGCGGCTTGAGCACAGCCGGGACACCTCGCTGGGCCTGGCCAGAA GTGACCTGGATGAAGACATCATCCCGGAAGAGGACATCATTTCCCGAAGCCAGTTCCCTGAGAGTTGGCTGTGGGGCATAGAGGAATTAAAAGAACCAGAGAAAAATGG AGTCTCCACCAAGATCATGAACGTGTTTTTGAAAGACTCCATCACCACTTGGGAGATTCTGGCTGTGAGCTTGTCGGACAAGAAAG GGATCTGCGTGGCTGACCCCTATGAGGTCACAGTGATGCTAGACTTCTTCATTGACCTGCGGCTGCCCTACTCCGTTGTGCGCAACGAGCAGGTGGAGATCCGAGCTGTCCTCTACAACTACCGGGAGGCAGAAGAGCTCAAG GTGAGGGTGGAACTGCTCTACAATCCAGCATTCTGCAGCCTGGCCACCTCCAAGAGGCGCTACCAGCAGACTGTGACCATCCCGCCAAAGTCCTCGCTGGCTGTGCCTTATGTCATTGTGCCCTTGAAGACTGGCCTACAGGAGGTGGAGGTCAAGGCCGCCGTCTACCACCACTTCATCAGCGATGGTGTCAAGAAGACCCTGAGGGTCGTG CCAGAAGGAATCAGAGTCAATAAAACTGTGGCCATTCGCACACTGGATCCAGCACACCTGGGCCAAA ATGGAGTGCAGCGAGAGGAGGTCCCTGCCGCAGACCTCAGCGACCAAGTCCCAGACACGGAGTCAGAGACCAAGATCCTCCTGCAAG GGACACCGGTGGCCCAGATGGCAGAGGACGCCATCGACGGGGAGCGCCTGAAGCACCTCATCGTGACCCCCTCGGGCTGCGGCGAGCAGAACATGATTGGCATGACGCCCACGGTCATCGCAGTGCATTACCTGGACCACACCAAGCAGTGGGAGAAGCTGGGCGTGGAGAAGCGGCAGGAGTCCTTGGAGCTCATCAAGAAGG gGTACACCCAGCAGCTGGCCTACAGACAACCCAGCTCAGCCTATGCAGCCTTCCTGAGCCGGCCGCCCAGCACCTG gcTGACAGCCTACGTCGTCAAGGTCTTCGCTCTGGCCTCCAACCTCATCGCCATCGACTCCCAGGTCCTCTGCGGGGCTGTCAAATGGCTGATCCTCCAGAAGCAGAAGCCAGATGGAGTCTTCCAGGAGGATGCGCCTGTGATAACCCAACAAATGACT GGCGGCTTCCAGAGTGCTGAGGAGAAAGACGTGGCCCTCACAGCCTTTGTTCTCATCGCGCTGCAAGAGGCTAAAGATATTTGCGAGGGACAGGTCAAT AGCCTGGCGGGCAGCATCACGAAGGCAGGAGACTTCCTTGAAGCCCACTATCAGAACCTGCGGAGACCATATACTGTGGCCATTGCTGGCTACGCCCTGGCCCAGATGGGCAAGCTGGAGGAGCCCCTCCTCAACAAATTCCTGAGTGCAGCCACTG ATGGGAACCGCTGGGAGGAGCCTGGCCAGAAGCTCTACAATGTAGAGGCCACATCCTACGCCCTCTTGGCCCTGCTGCTGCTCAGAGACTTTGACTCTGTGCCTCCGGTGGTGCGCTGGCTCAACGAACAGAGATACTACGGAGGTGGCTATGGCTCCACCCAG GCCACCTTCATGGTGTTCCAAGCCTTGGCCCAATACCAGAGGGATGTCCCTGACCACAAGGACCTGAACCTGGATGTTTCCATCAACCTGCCCAGCCGCAGTTCTGCGGTCACGCACCGCATCTACTGGGAATCCGCTAGCCTCCTGCGGTCAGAAGAG ACCAAGCAAAACGAGAAATTCACATTAACAGCTAAAGGGAAAGGACAAGGCACCTTGTCG GTGGTGACAGTGTACCAAGCCAAGGTCAAAGGCAAGGTCACCTGCAAGAAGTTTGACCTCAAGGTTAGCATACGACCAGCCCCTAAAACAG TCAAGAGGCCTCAGGATGCCAAGAGCACCATGATCCTTAACCTCTGTACCAG ATACCTGGGAAATGTGGATGCTACCATGTCAATCCTGGATATATCCATGATGACTGGCTTCGCTCCTGACACTGGTGACCTCGACCTG CTGAGCCGTGGCGTGGACAGATATATCTCTAAGTATGAGTTGAACAAGGCCTTCTCCAACAAGAACACCCTCATCATCTACCTGGACAAG ATCTCCCACACCCAGGAGGACTGTCTGTCCTTCAAAGTTCACCAGTACTTTAATGTGGGGCTTATCCAGCCTGGGATGGTCAAGGTGTACTCCTATTACAACCTGG ATGAGACTTGCACCCGGTTCTACCACCCAGAGAAGGAGGATGGAATGCTGAGCAAGCTCTGCCAAAAGGACATGTGCCGCTGTGCTGAGG AGAGCTGCTTCATGCACCAGGCGGATGACGAGGTCACCCTGGATGACCGGCTGGACAAGGCCTGTGAGCCAGGAGTTGACTATG TGTATAAGACCAGACTTCTCCGGAAGGAGCTGTCAGATGACTTTGATGATTACATAATGGTCATCGAGCAGATCATCAAATCAG GCTCCGATGAGGTGCAGGTTGGACAGGAGCGCAGGTTCATCAGCCACATCAAGTGCAGAGAAGCCCTGAAGCTGGAGAAGGACAAAAAATACCTCATATGGGGCGTCTCCTCCGACCTGTGGGGAGAGAAACCCAA CATCAGCTACATCATTGGGAAGGACACCTGGGTGGAGCTGTGGCCTGAGGCTGATGAATGCCAAGACGAGCAGTATGAGAAACAGTGCCAGGACCTTGGCAGCTTCTCCGAGAACATGGTCGTCTTTGGCTGCCCCAATTGA